The Oryza glaberrima chromosome 9, OglaRS2, whole genome shotgun sequence genome includes a window with the following:
- the LOC127785160 gene encoding auxin-responsive protein SAUR36-like, translated as MIRAKKLAQLAKKLQLRMTSAGGSGQKAVAADDCCSTASSSLAGKGHCAVYTADGARFEVPLPYLGTAVFGDLLTMSREEFGFAGDDGRITLPCDASVMEYVMCLISRDASEEVERAFLSSMARPCRNVGVISHRFAVCT; from the coding sequence ATGATTCGTGCAAAGAAGCTTGCTCAGTTGGCCAAGAAGTTGCAGCTGAGGATGACGTCAGCCGGTGGTAGCGGACAGAAGGCGGTCGCCGCCGATGATTGCTGCAGCacggcgtcgtcgtccctcGCCGGCAAGGGCCACTGCGCGGTGTACACCGCCGACGGCGCGCGGTTCGAGGTGCCATTGCCGTACCTCGGCACGGCGGTCTTCGGCGATCTCCTGACCATGTCCCGGGAGGAGTTCGgcttcgccggcgacgatgggAGGATCACGTTGCCGTGCGATGCGTCGGTGATGGAGTATGTCATGTGCTTGATTAGCAGAGATGCTTCTGAAGAGGTCGAGAGGGCGTTCTTGAGCTCCATGGCGAGGCCCTGCCGCAATGTCGGAGTAATCAGCCACCGATTTGCTGTTTGTACATAG
- the LOC127783834 gene encoding probable pectinesterase/pectinesterase inhibitor 32, with product MAILDSNPPPAADAVVAADGSGDYTTIAAAVAAAPSKSTKRYVIYIKKGTYNELITIGQNTWNLTLIGDGMDVTIITGNQSVGGGVSTTSKTGTVTVDGIGFVAIDLTIENTAGAENEQAVALLSNSDASALYRCGIRVYQDTLYAKSNRQFYRDCRISGTVDFIFGDATTVFQHCDVVARLPLRGQQNTITAQSLATAASATGFSPPFSRVVFMECGMSDVIDPKGWLPWEGRTDVSNVYYGEYENTGDGADVSGRVKWTSFHVIQDASEAAKYTVENFIQGDKWIPGTGVYFEPSH from the exons ATGGCTATCCTGGATAGcaacccgccgcccgccgccgatgccgtcgTCGCAGCAGACGGCTCAGGCGACtacaccaccatcgccgccgctgtcgcagCCGCGCCGTCGAAGAGCACCAAGAGGTATGTCATATACATCAAGAAAGGAACTTATAACGAGCTCATCACCATCGGCCAGAACACATGGAATCTGACGCTGATTGGAGACGGGATGGATGTTACAATCATCACCGGGAACCAgagcgtgggcggcggcgtctcGACGACGTCCAAGACGGGCACCGTCA CTGTTGATGGCATTGGCTTCGTCGCCATTGATCTGACCATCGAGAACACGGCCGGAGCAGAGAACGagcaggcggtggcgctgctgTCCAACTCCGACGCCTCGGCGCTGTACCGCTGCGGCATCAGGGTGTACCAGGACACGCTGTACGCCAAGAGCAACAGGCAGTTCTACCGCGACTGCCGCATCTCCGGCACCGTCGACTTCATCTTCGGCGACGCCACCACCGTCTTCCAGCACTGCGACGTCGTCgcccgcctccccctccgcggCCAACAGAACACCATCACCGCCCAGTCCCTCGCCACGGCGGCCAGCGCCACCGGCTTCTC CCCGCCGTTCTCGCGCGTGGTGTTCATGGAGTGCGGCATGTCCGACGTGATCGATCCCAAGGGATGGCTGCCATGGGAAGGGAGGACCGACGTGTCCAACGTCTACTATGGAGAGTACGAGAACACCGGGGATGGTGCTGACGTCAGCGGCCGCGTGAAGTGGACTAGTTTCCACGTCATCCAAGACGCATCGGAGGCGGCCAAGTACACGGTGGAGAACTTCATCCAGGGGGACAAGTGGATTCCGGGGACAGGGGTGTACTTCGAGCCCAGCCATTGA